The segment CGATCGCCTCCTGAAGCGCGGCAGCGCCGTCGGCCACCGGCAGGGCCTGCCCTCGATGCCGCTCCGCCCACCGTGCCGCGGCGGTCTTCAGCCCGGAGAACGAGAAGGCGTACGGGTCATCACGCGGCCCGGTGAGCGGCCGTGGGAAAGCGACCGCGCGGGCGTCGCCTCCGCGCGCCGCCCGGTCGATGGCCGGCCCGCCGGGATACGGCAGCCCGAAGACCCGCGCCACCTTGTCGAAGCACTCGCCCGCCGCGTCGTCGAGGGTGTCGCCGAGGTGCACGATCGGATCGCGGGCCAGATCGCGGACGAGCAGCAGCGAGGTGTGGCCGCCGGAGACGATCAGCACCACGCAGGGGTCGGGCAGCGGTCCGTGCGCCAAGGTGTCGGCGGCGACATGCCCCGCCAAGTGGTGCACGCCGTACAGCGGAACGCCCAGCGCATACGCCAGCCCCTTCGCACCGGCCAGCCCGACCTGAAGCGCGCCGGAGAGCCCCGGCCCGGTGGTCACCGCAACTGCCCCGATGTCGGACATCCGCAACCCGGCCTCCGCCAGCGCCCGGTGCACGACCGGAGTGAACACGTGGACATGGGCACGGGCCGCGATCTCCGGCACCACCCCACCGAACCGGGCGTGCTCCGCCATGCTCGACGCCACGGCATGCCCCAGCAGCCGGCCGTCGCGCACCAGCCCCACCCCTGTCTCGTCACAGGACGATTCGATGCCCAACACCACGGGCGTTCCCTGCATGCCGTTCCGTTCCCTTCTCGCGCACCGCGACCCCGGCTATTGCCAAGGTTTCGTTATTGCGAAGGGTATGCAATAAGGCTGCTCCGTGCCCGTGGGCCCTGATGGCGCGCGGGGGTACAGGCCACCCATCTGAGTGGGGTCTGCGCCTCTCAGGGCGAAGTCCTGCGCTGGCTTGGCGGCCAGGCCCACCGGACGTACGGCCCCCGCCCATCCGACAGTTGAGGCTCCACCACAGTGACGAGGCCCGCGCTCCGATCAGCGCACGCGCCCGCTCCACCACGCGCTTTCGTCCGGGCCGCTCCACACTGCCCTTCTGTCTGAGGCCAGGGCCAGGCTCACCTCCACCGCCATGCTCTTCGACGCGTTCGGGGGCAGGGCGAATCCCTGAGTGACCACCTTTGTCATTCCGGGGAGCAGCAGTGTCTTGCCCAGGCCGCGGGAGTGGTCGTCCCCTTCGAAGACGGCTTCGGCCGTGCGCCCGTTGGCGTCCTTGGCCGCGATGCCGAAGAACTCCGCCAGATCCACCACGTTGGTTGAGCCGTTGCGGATCGTGACCTCAACGGCCACGGTGCGGTTGCCCGGTGTGTATCCGCGTTCCCAGTCGTGCTTCATCTGGCGGGGGGTGTAGGGCTTGGGTGCCGAGACCGTCGCCTGGACCCCGTTCTTGAAGCAGTAGGTGGTGTGGAAGCTCGCCGGGCTGCTACCGGTTGCCGCGGAGGTCTTTGATTGCGGCTGGGACGGTCGGCAGGAGACTTGGTGGAGAGGGTCAGCGACGGCCACGGCGCCATTGAGGCACCACACGGTGGCCAGCCCGCCAAGGACCGCGCCGGTCACGCACTTGGCCCGGTGGCCGGCGTAACCCTGCTTCGCCCGCCGGGCCCCGAGAAGCCCCAGGACCAGCGCGGTGGTGACGAACAACCCCGCCACCCAGAACAGGATCCGGGCGGGGCCGGCCGCGCCGACGACGCCGAGGGTCGCGAGGAGGAGAAGGCCCAGGGCGGCGAAGGTGAGGGCGGCGATGCCGAGGCCGTTGCGGGGCGGCCTGGGGCGGGGAGCAGACGGTCCGGGGGAGTCCGAGTCCGGCGCGGCCGGGCCCCCGCGGGAGTCGGCAAGCGGGGAGGCGTCTCCGCAGGGGGCTCCCGCCTGCGGCTTCGGGGAATCTGCCATAGCCACACTCCTTTTTGTGACGTGCGGCCACGCGCCGGCCCGGGACACAACACCGGGCGGCGGCGACCTTTCGTATGCACGGGTTACCGGGGGAGCGGTGCGCGGAGAGCCGGCCCGGATCTCGGAGCCAAGGGGTCCCTGCACCGCCGGAGCAAGGGCGTTCCGGCCTGCTGGAGGGTAAGACGGGGATTTCGGAGAAACGGTTCGTGGAATTCCGGTACGGCCCGTCTCCGCTGGTGGGAGCGACTGCGGCTCGGCGCCGCAGGCCGCGGCTCGATGCCGGGGCGGTGTTCGCCGGCGGCCGTCCTTCCGGAAGCGGGCGTGCAGGAGGCACCCCGGTGTGACGAAGGCGTCTCAGGCCGGTTCCCGGAGTTGCGGAAGGATGCCGTGGGTGACCATCACGCGGACGTGTGAGACGTGCGGCATCGAGCTGCGCTCCACCACCCCACGCGCGCGAGACGGCAAGGACCGGGGCGGGCGGCCCGCCCGCTACTGTTCCGGCGCCTGCCGGCAACGCGCGTTCCGGCAGCGCACCGGTCGGCAAGGCGTTGGCAGTCAGGATGCCGGCCGGCAAGACGCCAGGAAGCCACCGGACGGTACGGCGGACCGGCCGCGCCACGGATTGCCGCAGCCACTCGACGAGTTCATCGGACGGGAGCGTGAACTGGTGCGCCTGCGCACTCTGTTGCGTTCCTCCCGTCTGCTGACCCTGGTCGGTCCCGGCGGGGTCGGCAAGACCCGGCTCGCGCTGGAGCTCGCGAGCCGGATGCGCAACGGCCGCCCGGGACGCGCCCAGCTGGTCGAGCTGGCCTCGCTCCGTGACGGCGAGCTCCTGCCGCAGGCCGTGGCGGTCGCCCTCGGGGTCGGCGAGCGCGGCAGCCGGGCGGGGATCGATTACGGATACCCGGGCGCCGGGCCGGCGTTGACCGCTCGGGAGGCGGCGGTCGCCCGACTGGTCGCCGAGGGCCTGACCAACCGGCAGATCGCCACGCACCTGGGCCTTTCCCCGAGCACCGTGGGCGGCCATCTCGACCGGGTCCGCGACAAGTCGGGGCTTCGTACCCGCACGCAGATCGCCCTGTGGATCACCGGGCGGAACCCTCGGCCCGCTCGGTGACGCCCTGCGCCTGCTGATCGGTGGCGACGGGGCCCGGCGGCCCCGCGGTTTCGTTACGCGCGCAAGTCACCGGTCATCCGATCCGTGTACGGAACGGCGCGGCCCCGGAAACTGTGCGGAACGGGGCGCTCCGGGGCTGCCGGACCCTGCGGCTTCCTTCCCGCCGGGGAGCCCCGCCCACCGAGTTGCAGCCGATGCCCGACTCGACGCCGATTCCACCTGGAGGCGCAATGCGGTACGACGACGAAGCGAAGGCGCCGGACGCCCACGGCGGCGCCCGGCGCCCGGACGCCCTGCACGTCCCGGACACAACGGACGGCAAGCAGGGCACCTCCCGAAGGGCGTTCCTCAGGACCACTTCCGCGGGTGTGACGTCCGCGGCCCTGGCGGCGACGGTCACCGCTGTGGCGACCTCGGCCGCCTCGGCGCAGCAGCCGGTACCGGCCGCCGCGCCGGAGCAGCCGTCACGGATGCGCCCCGCAGGGCTCACGAAGCCCGTCACGCCCGCCTGCTCGGGCCAGGAGACCCCGGCTTCCATCGAAGGCCCGCTCTTCAAGCCCGCCTCCCCCGAGCGCGGTGATGTCGTCACGCCCGGCACCCAGGGGGTGCGGGTCGACCTCGCCGGCGTCGTCTACGACACCGCCTGCACCCCGCTGCCGGGCACCCTCCTCGAATTCTGGCAGTGCGACCAGAACGGTGATTACGACACCTCGGGATTCGCCCTCCGCGGCCACCAGTACACCAACAACCGGGGCGCCTACCTGCTCCGGACCATCATCCCCCGTGACTACTGGGGCCGTTGGGGGCAGCGGGCACCGCATATCCACACCCAGGTCCAGGCTCCCGGGAGTCCCGTCCTGGTCACCCAGCTGTATTTCCCCGACGACACCGAGGCGTACGGCCGGGACTTCGCCGCCCTCAACGCCGCGGACCGGCTGCGCAACCGCGCCTGCACCATCGCACTCACCGCGCGGCCCGGCGGGGGCTACTCCGGCACCTTCGACTTCGTCCTCAAAACCACCGCCTGAGCCCCTGCCGACCACCGCCCATGACTCCCCACCCGACGGAGGACTCCATGACGCCCTCGCACCCATCCACCACCCCGGCACCGGAGCCGAGGCGCCGCCGGGCGCCCCTGCTCGTTGCGCTCGCCGCCGCCGCTGTCGCCGCACCCGTCGGTCTGGCCGCCCTGGCCGGCGACCCCGCCGCGTCGGCCGCGCCCGCGACACCTGTAGTGGCTGCGCACGCAGGCACATGGCAGCGCACGCCGGTACCCGTGGCGAAGGGCGATCTGACCGCCATCGCCGCACTCGGTGACACCCAGGCGTGGGCCGTGGGCTACCGGCTGAAGAGCGCCACCGCCCTCGACGCGGTCGCCCTGCGCTGGAACGGGGCCACCTGGACGCAGGAGTCCACGCTGCCGGCGAACAGCTTTCCGCAGGCCCTCGCCGTCCGGTCGGCCGGCGACATCTGGGCGGTCGGTTCCGCGACGGAACACTGGGACGGCAGCAGCTGGACCACCCGTCCCCTGGACCGGGATCCGGCAGGCCGGGTCGTCCCGGACGCCGTGGCGACAGCGCCCGGGGGTCGGGCATGGACGGTGGGGCGGGCCATGTCCCGCTCGGTCAAGGACGGTGTGCCGGCCATCCAGCTGTGGGACGGCACGTCGTGGAAGCGACAGACCTTGCCCGACGTGGGCATCGGTGAGCTGAGCGCGGTGACGGTTGTCGCCGCCGATGACGTATGGGCCGTGGGCACGTCGTACACAGCGGACGAGAAGACGCCTCAGACCGCTCTGTTGCTGCACTGGGACGGCACCGCCTGGAAGAAGATCAGCGCTCCTGACCCGGCAGGCGCCCACCACTGGCTGACCGGCACCACCGCGCTCGCTGCCGATGACATCTGGGCGGTCGGCGGCAGCGCGACCGACGGCTCCGAGCGCCCGTACGCGGTCCACTGGGACGGCACGAAGTGGACCACGACCACGACTCCCGACGTCCCGGACGGCCGGCTGCGTGCCGTGGGCCGGGCCGCGGACGGCACGCTGCGGGCGGTGGGCGGGAAGGGGAGCGCTCCCGTGGCCCTGCAATGGAACGCA is part of the Streptomyces platensis genome and harbors:
- a CDS encoding helix-turn-helix transcriptional regulator — encoded protein: MRLRTLLRSSRLLTLVGPGGVGKTRLALELASRMRNGRPGRAQLVELASLRDGELLPQAVAVALGVGERGSRAGIDYGYPGAGPALTAREAAVARLVAEGLTNRQIATHLGLSPSTVGGHLDRVRDKSGLRTRTQIALWITGRNPRPAR
- the tsaD gene encoding tRNA (adenosine(37)-N6)-threonylcarbamoyltransferase complex transferase subunit TsaD; this translates as MQGTPVVLGIESSCDETGVGLVRDGRLLGHAVASSMAEHARFGGVVPEIAARAHVHVFTPVVHRALAEAGLRMSDIGAVAVTTGPGLSGALQVGLAGAKGLAYALGVPLYGVHHLAGHVAADTLAHGPLPDPCVVLIVSGGHTSLLLVRDLARDPIVHLGDTLDDAAGECFDKVARVFGLPYPGGPAIDRAARGGDARAVAFPRPLTGPRDDPYAFSFSGLKTAAARWAERHRGQALPVADGAAALQEAIADVLTRKAVAACTAHGVGTLVVVGGVAANSRVRALAEERCAAAGLTLRVPPLKLCTDNGAMIAAIGDLLVRAGAAPAPLDVSIDPSAPLEYAALHPVARPLTGQAGDVAPPRARPENAIAHRS
- a CDS encoding dioxygenase, producing the protein MRYDDEAKAPDAHGGARRPDALHVPDTTDGKQGTSRRAFLRTTSAGVTSAALAATVTAVATSAASAQQPVPAAAPEQPSRMRPAGLTKPVTPACSGQETPASIEGPLFKPASPERGDVVTPGTQGVRVDLAGVVYDTACTPLPGTLLEFWQCDQNGDYDTSGFALRGHQYTNNRGAYLLRTIIPRDYWGRWGQRAPHIHTQVQAPGSPVLVTQLYFPDDTEAYGRDFAALNAADRLRNRACTIALTARPGGGYSGTFDFVLKTTA